TCTAGTGTAATCCCAGTGGATATCAATTGAACCCAGTTATTTCCTGTCACGAATTTGGTGTAGTTTCTGGGAACACTTAACGTACTTAGGTTTGTAGAATTCTTTATAAAGCCGTGTAAGAGGAGCGATTAACCCAAAAATGCTGCCTTCAGCCCAGACACAACCCTTTAGAGTTTAGAAAGTCATTATCTCTCTATAACAATAAAATCTGAGTGGATCTTGTGTGTCCGCCCTGGGTAGGGGTCCGATTAGGTAGAGGATCGAGAGGCAAGGGGAGGCATGACCCAGCACCCTTCTCCttgaaacctgtttgtccggccagGGAGGGGACGGGATTGGTAAGGGATCGGAAGGGTTGGGGAGCCATGACGGGCAGCGCCAGGTTCCAGAGGAGCGTAGCGCTCATCATCAAGTTTGTACTGAATCAGTTTGGTTCATTTGGAAAAAGAAATGCAGGCCAGAAACCAAAAGCTTTAAAACATGAGTAGTTTGGGAAATGAATTTAGCTCTATCCTCTCTTCCTTCACTGTTCAAGTTTTCTAGGATACTTAAATATTCTTTGAACGAAAACCAGATTTCACGATCAGTAACTCAGATGTCAGGTATCTTGAAGGAACCTCAACCGGAGTCTTTTTTAGCCTGAAAGTCCACATCTTATGGTGTAACTTAACTTAAGGCTTAAGCTTAGATTGCTAGTTTCCAAATATTAGCTACTACCGGGAaaatgtgaaatatattatacCCAAGGCTGGATGATTTCAGTTTACTTTATTGAAGATGGTTCTGAAAATTTTCAAGTTTTGCCATTGTTAAAAGATGCACAGTTATATGTGCCTATACGTATATAATTGTGCTTttgattttttcccttattataacaacagttacttatatatatatatatatatatatatatatatatatatataatatatatatatatatatatatatatatgtgtgattttttccttattataacaacagttacttatatatattatatatatatattatatatatatatatatatatatatatatatatatcatatgtgtgtgtgtgtgtgtgtgtgtgtgtgtgtgtgtgagtgtgtgtatgtatgtgtgtgtgtatgcaacaATAGATCTTTTAACCGAAGTTTTATTGTGGAATCGTTGCTTCAATATTCTTCTGTAGTTGTTTGACATTTCATCGtcatacttatatttattttggtcTGTTACAGGGTGACAGCAGTACCTAGGGATGCTGCAAGATTGTCATGAACTTCATCTCGGCTAGATCAtctcaataaatatttgtaataaagaaaaagtaagttTGCAGAAGTGGgtcgtatattttattattagtgtgtCTACTCTAaaataataacacacacatacacacacactcacacacacactacacacaacacacacacacacacacacacacacacatatatatatatatatatatatatatatatttatatatatatatacagacacacgcacaaatatatatatatatatatatatatatatatatatatatatatatcttatatataatatatatataaatatatatatatatatatatatatatatatatatatacaaccaaacacacacacgcaaatatatatatatatatatatatatatataatatataatatatatatataatatatatatatatatatattcgatattttAGGATGTTGCAGAAGGGATCCTTACGTTAGTTAGGGTGTGATCACTTAAAAACGATTGGGAACCACGAGATGCAAGTGAGCGCTGTAGAAGGAGCTTTGTATGTAGTATAAGGATGATAAGGGATGAGTGATTGCACTGCATCTCGCTAGATATGAACTCATACTTATTTCTGgaaggataatgatgatgattacaaTACTTGATATATAGAAAGGAATTCTTATTTTAGTGACCTttgtaggaaataaaaataaaaaagttatttctttcgAGGGCCGCTATATATAAACTTCTTAAATATTCGATTCCCTgtatattattcttattgttcCTTTTAGTTTCATTACTATAATGCAAATGATTCCTCAGAGGTATTAGATTTAtaacgaaacaaaaaaaacatcaaaagctGCATTTCATCGGTCAAAGATCGAACATTTCAATGATGCCAAATGGAATACGATAAAGGTGAAaattcaaagaataaaaaaagctaTTATTCCTACGATGACCTTGTGAGCCCCGACATATGGAGGCATTGGGATTCTTTTGCCCAATGACCGACCTCGAATTGCGTTTCCCCCCCTCGGAGTATATAACAGAGGACTCGTCCCCAGCATGCAACAGTCGCTTGTTGACCGCTCTGAAAATGGTAAGCAATTGAGATAGCAAGCCGGTCTGCTCCTGATATAGCTTTATCAAAATTTTCTTGATTATTCTTTTgatcaattatattatattatataatatatatatatatatatatatatattatatatatatatctatatatatatatatataacaacctaaatcctaattattttcttcagaaaACTCCAGTTGCTCTTCTTCTGTCTGCTCTGGTCGGGGCAGCTGTAGCTGACAACCGCAACAGCTACTCAGCCCCTGGAGGATCACCTGCTGGAGGCTTTGCAGGTGCCGGAGCAGGTGGTGGTTTCTCCAGTGGAGGCTCTTCCTTCGGTACCTTCTCTGGTGGGTCTTTCGGTAGGTCTTCAGGTGGTTCTTCAGGTGGCTTCTCAGGTGGTAATACTGGTGGATATTCCTCTGGTGGATCAAGTGGCAGACCAGGATCTGGAGGCTCGTCCCAGCCATGGCCATTTCCAGGCGTCCTGCAAGAGGCTGTTGGAGGAAAGATAAACTCTAACCTCATTGCTGAAGGCACAGGGAGCTACTCAAATGCTGGATCATCTGGACCATTTGGAGGAGGAGCTCTAGGAGGATCGGGAGCTGGATTTAGCTCCGGTGGTTCATTTGGAGGGATTGGACAACATGGATCAGCTGGAGGTGGATTTGGAGGTCACGCTGGAGTATCTACCGGAAGTAGCTTTGGCGGCAACTTTGGAGGTTCCAGTGGAAATGGATTTGGCTCAGGAGGCTTTTCTGGTGGCTCTTTTGGAGGTGGAGCATCTAGTGGTTCGTTTGCAGGATCCAGCGGTGGTTATGCTCCTCCACACTAAATTAATAACGTCGTGATCGAATTCTCTTAAAAGGCTCAATATGAAAACATGCTGATTAATTCATTTCAGGCAACATAAcgcaaataaaagattaaaagttcatcttttgctttttttacttgataatcaCCCATTCGtgtatatgtctatctatctatctatctgtctatctatctatctatctatctatctatctatctatgtatcacTGCTATGAAATAATACATATTTGTATggttacatgcatatatatatatatatatatatatatatatatatatatatatatatctatatatatatatatgacatatattttctgtaaaaaagaattccatctaataaacggagccataaaaattataaaaggtaTGAAGTTAGTGCTATATATTTCAAGGAAAACTGTCCCCCTCAACAGGCAGGCAATGAACCTGCCTGTTGGGGAGCCATTGGTCCTGAAATATATTGCATTAACGTTTTACCTTTTggcattttatgggctccttttatcatatatatatatatattatatatatatatatatatattataatatatatatatatatatatattagacatattcTTTATTGGAAAAGAGAGTGTGTACCTCAGTGAAGTGAAAGGAAAGCAGCTCATTTGAACGAATGGCCTCtggttaaaagataaaaatggatAGATGCTTTCTGAACTTAATACAGCCCTGCATCAAGGGAATCATTATTTCGAAAATTTACTGATGGAAAGGATACAAGAGTCAGACTTAGAACTCGAGCTGAGGATATATGGGTAAGTGACAGTTTAACATCTAAAAAGTGGAATGAGAATGTCGGAGAAAGGAAAGAGATTAAGAACGGGATGTGGTGTTGTATGTTGGTGATTTATGAGTAGCTGAACATAGTATGTAGGATATCCAAGGAGAATGAAAAGAATTCCAAGGATCTGGTAACAGgtgtaattattcatttgtttgtatgtTCCTTTCTTGAAGTTAAATGTGAAGGTTATAAACTAATCCCTATGGCCTCTATGCAGGTCTAATTTAGTACTTTGATTTCAAATGTTTAGAAGAGGAGTGAAGTCTGAGTAAGGAATGTGTGTAATTTGGAGGTTCATGAGATCGTATAGTGTAAAAGGTAATCTGGTGAGGATTTGTGCATTTTTATGAAGAGAGCAAAAGCTGTATTTAAATGTTAAAAAGACTTCTTTGATTTCTTAGCACTAGCactttaaagttattattattattatcattattattattattattattattattattattattattattattattattattattattattattattattattattattatttttgtctatcaatgtcctccaattcgactgggtggtatttatagtgtagggttccgggttgcatcctgccttcttaggagtccatcacttttcttactatgtgtgtcgtttctaggatcactctcttctgcatgagtccaggagctacttcagcctcgagtttttccagattccttttcagggatcttggtatcgtgcctaatgctcctatgattatggatacaatttccactgacatatcccatatcattcttatttatattttcagatcttgatacttatccattttttccctttttttctcttaaatgagtgatactttcttcttgattttgtcaatcaacgtcatgcctggtctatttgcatgtatcaccctatctgttctgataccatagtcccagaggaactttgcctgatcgttttccatcactccttcatgttggtgctcgtaccacttattactgcaaggtagctggtgttacttgcacagactccagtggagggtattcagcccaattgaaagGGAAGACGCTCAGGTACTTGGAGGCCGTTATCCAGGAACTGACCACctcaacgacagtaaccaacaaccagaggctggagctacagaagcaaaccagaggaagaaatggacaagagattattattattattattattattattattattattattattattattattattattattattcagaattgaTATGTACTGAAAAGAACCAAGATACAGAAgactttatttttagaaataagcTTCCACAGAAATTAATACCCATagttgaaaaagaagaaaatagctGAAATAAGAGAAGCGTTGTATGGATAAACAGattaaagtaaacaaataaaaaagaataaattgttACAGATAAAATTTAGAAATCACGGGGAACGGTGCAAAAACATTCTAAGTTGCATGGTATAATCTTTTAAACTTGAAATGTTAATTCTCACGGTAATAGGACAATGTCTTGAACCAAGGTCTAAATTTTAGACCTTGGCCTGAACAGCACCTCAGAATGTGGATGCTGACGCTCTGGGAAATGAGAAAAAGGCACTAACTATGATAACCAGCTCTTAGTTGGCTTTCAGAAGGTTTCTATTTGAAAGTAACTTCTATTGAGTGATCTTCCATTGAGTAGATTTCCTAGAGAATAAGATCCTTGATACTACagatattagaaaattagtataTTACAGATTTTGGAAAAGTAGGCAAATCTGAAGCATGTTAAACTAATTCCTCTTGATTCAGGAAACCATACAAAAGCATTTAGCTCTCTTGCacacttaatatatatgtatgtgtcgtAAACAGTGCTTGAAATCTTATGTGTCCTTAACTATGGCTAATTATTGACAGTCATTAATAAGAATATTACAAAGGCGCATAAAACAATAGAGGGGAGAAGGGCAAAATATCAACTATTCAAAATGTTTTCAATCTTCCAAAAGTTGAACGTTATAGCCCCAATAACTACGCCACTTGCTGATCTGTTTTAAATCTCTTGGAAGTCGTAACAGTCGCTCTATTCCTCACTTTAGGAAAATTGATTGGCTGCCCCAAGAGTTGCATCTTCTGCGTACTCTATTGTCCTATTTATAAGGCCAACGGCCAAATCGTCCAGTAATACTGAATACAGCAAAGTTAGCTGACTTCTACTATGTGGATTACCAAACTACCAAACCTCTGTAGTTGGTCCCTTAAAAATTTGGATATCACTGTCATGTTCCCAACGAACGACAACTAAACTGTAGCCTTTGGCTTACACATCTTTGCAAGTTCTGTAAAaactactaactatttcaagACCCATGACACcctctttttttaatataactaatgaactgcgcttctgattaatgtgaaaccgaaacgtccagagtttgagacaccgacctaattaagaaaaatggattcaagcatctactccacATTAtcgtcttactttatatcgagaaatgtcatatCAATTTTGTGGGCacggtgagaacggaaattaagacctggcaactaggcgcagaaagacgtgtgtcgaccatgacgtggggcaacgtgacgtttacacctgccacgtCCCCCTTTGTATGGTTATCATTATATCAgtacaagaaattatatatatatatatatatatatatatatatatatatatatatatatatatatatatatatatatatcactttgatAGAGataaggtgtttttatttttcaatacaggTATGCAGTCATTAGCGCAATGAAGttatggaatgaaaaaaatattaggtcTGGCAAAGTTTAAATTAAATtggtcatattattttattattcttgaatTTCAATAACGTCGCgaaagtaattttagataaagagttTAATCGTGCTATATGTGAATTGATTATTGGTGAATATGATTGTTGAGGGTGCGCACATATgatcatttataaaatatttaatatggcTGGGGATTGGATGGAGGTGAAAGGATAGTAATACTTTATTAACAATAAGTGTTTGTCCATAGATAGTTGTATAGCAGCTaacattttaattaataaagttaCAAGACTGAagcagaatatattatatatatatatatatatatatatatatatatatatatatatatatatatatatatatatatatatatatatatatataaaaaaaatagagagagagagagagagagagagagagagagagagagagagagagagaatctgataatgcataatattcaactatacatgtccgTGATAGTACGCCATTTAAACATGACAacatgataccaacctattcaattcatccaatcttcagtttattgTTGTCTTGTTCCCCTCTTGTAGTATGTTTAAAAAGTCGCAACACAAAAGCAttacgacaaccttgtggacaatggtgaagcattctagacatgatataaaatgtcaatagtaggcagtaagcaaggtgtcagcaggagcccttgtcaatgcctgtatctaacagacgtgtaccttccctagcacgatcacctctctgactgccatccgagatttttattttttgtcttctttttcgtaagaattaccCATTCtgattatataataaacacaagtgAGGCTAAAAATGAGTGTTTATTTCAAACATAATAACTAATCAGTATCTTTAGATTCCATCAAAGGGCAGTATAATTCACTagaactttatatattatttgataaccatacagaaagggggcgtggcaggtgtaaacgtcacggggccccaTGCCATGGTCGGCACACGtcattctgcgcctagttgccaggtcttaatttccttTCTCACACAtgcccacaaaattgagatgacatttctcgatacaaagtaagacaataatgcggagtagatacttgaatccatttttcttaattaggtcggtgtctcaaactctggtggtttcggtttcacattaatgagaagcctagttcattagttatattaaaaaaggagggtgtcatgggctTTGAAATAGTTAGTAGCAGGTGCCAGAGACTATTCGCCCTCTACCCTAAACTGCTTCCTTCAGCAGTAAGATAAAGCAGGACAACTAAGTTAGGCAGTTAGAAATTATGTAAACAAGATGAATAGAATACCCTACAGATACTAAGGTAAATAAACGTAAACAGAACAACCCAAGACAACTATCTTTGTGTAATAGAATGCTACAGTATCCACGCATTTCCTTTCTCTGCGTAACAACGATAGTTTATGGATGATGACCTTTTAAACTTGCCCTTGTTTAGCCAGAAACAGCCCTTCTCACCACTGACCTCCTATAATAAGGAATAATGAAGATACCTGTGTTTGAGCTTCACATGTGAAGTCTCGTCCTCGGGGTAAGAACTTCCCTTTTTAACTTTATATTGTATTGTATTAAAACATAAAGATGAGACAACGGGGTGTTTTGCTACCTTTCTTTAAATCTAGAGCATCAACGTTCAAATTCTTGGAAGGAACATTGGTCTAATATCCCTTgcaaaattgtcattttattaaatGATTCTGGTTTAACCTTGAAACAAAATTACCCGCCAAGATCGTTGTATCTTCGTTATGCGGAAATGTAGTGGGGAAATCCAGTTCTAATCATTTTCATATTAACTGTTCAAGTTATTTAGGATACGTAGATTTGACAAGAACTAAGATTTGAGGCATCGTGAAGAAGAATGTCTATCGAAGTCATTTTAGTCGCAATGTTCTATTCTCACGAAATATATCATGTTTGAGCTCAGATTTGAttaataatttccaaatattagaTACTAAGTAAAACATTGCCAGTAAACTACATCCTAAATGCTTCTTTCATTAAAGATTGGTCTAAGGATCTTTCAGCTTTGTTTTCGAATTATTAGAATCCCtctaggaaaatatataaagTCTGTTTGCCTCCCTGCAACTTGCGACAGCACTCTGCTTTCTCACCTCTGTCACTTTTCTTCGCCGTCATTATCCCCCCTTTGGTCTGTCCATCAAAAATTCGTCGGGTTCTCTGAAGCATCAGACTCAAGTTTATCATCAGTCGGGATTTGGATGGTCTCCTTGGTAAGAGACCTGATAGATTTACGAACGAATCTGATTTGATACTTCCATAAGATGGAAGAAGTGCTTCATTAAGATTGTTAGTCTATAGTCATAACAAGATATAAGTGGTCTGATTGGACCCCTTGGAATAAAAATActcaatattatttatataaagaacTGACATTATTGTCGTGACCTTCCAGGAAGTGCAACAAGCTATGTCATCGACGAATAAtatacactaattttatacatATCTTCCGATTTCCGAGatacattattatattgttatcattataattacattAAGAATAATCCCTCAAAGAATAGTTATGCAACGAAACATAGTAAAAAGGAAGTAGCATTTCATAGGTCAAAGATCCAACATTTCATTTATTCTAAAAGAATGTGATAAGGATGAAAAGCGAAAGTAATAAAAAGACACTACTCCTTCGACCTTAAGAACACCAACATATGGAAATATTGCGAATTTTTTTGCCGAgtggcgaaccttgaattccgtTTCCTCGGGAAGTATAAAAGAGAATGCCCGTCGGTGCACTTCACAGTCATCTGCTGACCACGAGGAAAATGGTATGCGAACTTAACAATCTGGGTTTCCCTAGTGTATTTTGcaatcagttttatatatatatatatatatatatatatatatatatatatatctatatatatatatatatatatatatatatataggggtgtgtgtatgtatttattctaTTGCGATAATAGTTTCATAGATTGGAAGATATAAATTTTCTAAAGTAATATTCTCTTGAGgtagtatacatgtatatgtagcTAACCTAGTTGCCTTCTTCCAGAAAACTCCAGTTGCTCTTCTTCTGTCTGCTCTGATCGGGGCAGCTGTAGCTGACAGCCGCAACAGCTACTCAGCCCCTGGAGGATCATCTGCTGGAGGCTTTGCAGGTGCCGGAGCAGGTGGTGGTTTCTCCATGGATGGCTCTTCCTTCGGTACCTTCTCTGGTGGGTCTTTCGATGGGTCTTCAGGTGGCTTCTCAGGTGGTAATGCTGGTGGTATTTCTTCTCTGGCGGATCAAGTGGCAGACCAGGATCTGGAGGCTCGTCCCAGCCATGGCCATTTCCAGGCGTCCTACAAGAGGCTCTTGGAGGAAAGATAAACTCTAACCTCATTGCTGAAGGCACAGGGAGCTACTCAAATGCTGGGTCTTCTGGACCATTTGGAGGAGGAGCTCTAGGAGGATCGGGAGCTGGATTTAGCTCCGGTGGTTCATTTGGAGGGATTCGGCAACATGGATCAGCTGGAGGTGGATTTGGAGGTCACGCAGGAGGATCTGCTGGAAGTAGCTTTGGAGGCAACTTTGGAGGTTCCAGTGGAAGTGGATTTGGAGGTCATGCTGGAGGATCTGCTGGAAGTAGCTTTGGAGGCAACTTCGGAGGTTCCAGTGGAAGTGGATTTGGCTCAGGAGGCTTTTCTGGTGGCTCTTTTGGAGGTGGAGCATCATCTGGATCCTTTGCAGGATCCAGCGGTGGCTATGCTCCTCCACACTAAGATTAAACTGTAATGTTTAAATTTAGCAGCTGGgttgaattatgaaaatatattgggaaATTAGTTGCATGGAAtcttgaataaagaaaatataaactgtctacctattatatttttatttcaatcacatatatatctatttttctgtctttctatctatctatctatctatctatctatatatatatatatatatatatatatatataatatatatatatatatatacacacacacacacacacacatactaatatatatatatatatatatatatatatatatatatatatatatatatatgtgtgttattgcAAGTGTAGGTGAAGCTGTAGAGTAAGTAGAATATATATTTCCAGAGAAAAATACAGTTTTCACCAGAACGAAGATGTCTGAAGAGAAAACAGCGCTTTGTGAAGGAAAGTAAACTTTTCAAATGTTATTATATGAGACGGATAGACGAGACATACCTCATCAACGCATGACTGGAATGTGTTACAGTAAGGTTGAGGATACTCTAGAAAATGGCAATCGAGCATCTAAGAGGGACAGTTAAAACCTTGGATCATGAAAAGGCTCTAGTGCTGTAAGTAGTATGGTATGGTAGTTATAATATACTTTCGAAAATGACGATTGTGTGTAAGGTATGTATGGAGAATGGAAAGAATCTAATGGATTGGTTGTAGTAAGTTTCATATGTTGATGGTGATTACAAAGCTTATAAGCCAATACTCAAGACACCGATATAATTAGGGGCAGGGGTTTCATTTAGAATGTTTTCAGTTAAGAAGATAAGTAACTTCGAAGTTCTTGAGTTTGCATTTTGTAAAATACGCTGTGTTCACCATTTGTGCTTCCTACTGGCGAGAGCAAAGACTATGATCTATAATGGTTGTCCTCTCAACACTTTCCttggattattattaatattattgatcGCTAACAAATATTGAATGGGGACAAGATACAGGCGAAATTACCTTTATAAGCAAGCTTTATAGAAATGaacaaatataattgaaaactAGCAAAACAAAGTTGAGATAGGAGAAGTACTATATAGATAAAGAGATTAAGGTAAACTCATGATCAAAATGTGAATAAACTGCCCTTAAGAAGGAActcttcccaaataataataataataataataataataataataataataataataataataataataagatcactTACGCAACAAAACCTAAACAAAAGTACCTTTTCATTGGTCAAAGTTCTTCCTTAAGCGCTCTACCATACTACGGTAATATCTTAATGCTGTTGCTGAATGACCAATCTTAAATTACGCTTCCCTACAAAACATGCAGTAGAATGGCCTGGCATTCTTGGGCTTACAAAATAAGCATGATTTTATTGATAGGTATGTGATACGTGTGATGTTAATGCTGTTGAagatatgttttataaattgtCATCTTGGGGAAGCAATCATGGTTTTCGAATTGAAATATAGGAAGCGTTTGAATATGTAGATGTGCGCGTATGTGTGGAGTAAGGAAAAGTTGAGGAGGGGTGAATTTTAGAAAGACTATAGAATATGTTTGGCGTATTTAAAATTGCGGATCAGAGCACACCGAGGAGGTTTGTTCGTGCAGAGAAAATTGACAGCACAGGATGAGGAAGCGAATACGAAATTTGGAAGTTTTGGGATTAAGCAGTTGATAAAAACCGAGATAGAGCTGGAATGGAAGAGAACCTAAAACGGGAGGACGTTAATATCTGGGTGGTGTAAGGGCTCGCTAGTTGGATGGGTGTGGCGGCGGTGGGGGAGGGTTGGATGTGTGTAGATGAAACTTCTGTCTTGAATAACGAAAAAGTTAATGCAATGGAAGTTTTCTTTCATTATGTTTCTTCCTTGATTTAGCAGTTTGAAGGCTGAACGTGGCAGTAACTTCAGTCTGGTTTTTGTCTGGTAAAGGGTTCTTGATGttgatgttgatatatatatatatatctatatatatatatatatataatatatatatatatgtatatatatataccatatatatatatacatatatatatatatatatatatattatatatatatacatatatatatatatacatatatatatatatagtatatatatatattatatatatatatatatatatatatatatatatttatgtaatttatttatttcatatcatatttttgaagtatatgaatatgtattcatatgtatatatatatatatatatatatatatatatatatatatatatatatatatatattatatgaatatacatgtGCGTTTATTCGGAGATCCATACCAGGTATCTCTTTATATTCATTTATCCTTCGTATTTTAATATGTATGGAGATGTAGGATCAGTGTGTATAAAATCGCGGGTTTTTCATATGTCTAGAGTAATACCAAGGAATTGTCCTAGGGGGGGTtctcttatttgttttattctttattcaagaATTTCTTCTATTGTAGTATAAACCAATAAGCAAGCATTAGGGTGTTGTCGAGTAATAAAGTTAGTCATAACATTTTGCATCTTTTATTAAACATTccaatcctttatatatatactatatatataataataatgtatagtatatatatatatatatatatatatatatatatatatatatatatatatacttgtatatatatatttatatatattcaagaagaTGAACTTCAACATTAATACAATGTTAACTAGATGGAGTAGAATCATCAACGGACACTCCCCTATTCTCATCATCGGAATCTCCATCTTCCGGTCCAATTGAAGGACCACCCATTGTTTCCGTTTCAGAAACTTCACTTTCGTTGACCTTAGGTGACTCGGATGACCTAAAACTCACATCAGGTTCTTCAGCACTCTCGGAAGATTTCGTATCGTGATCTCCAGGTCCTTCAGGTGACCCCAGTGACCTAACATTCGCACCAGATCCTCGAACC
The nucleotide sequence above comes from Macrobrachium nipponense isolate FS-2020 chromosome 37, ASM1510439v2, whole genome shotgun sequence. Encoded proteins:
- the LOC135208923 gene encoding uncharacterized protein LOC135208923, translated to MKTPVALLLSALVGAAVADNRNSYSAPGGSPAGGFAGAGAGGGFSSGGSSFGTFSGGSFGRSSGGSSGGFSGGNTGGYSSGGSSGRPGSGGSSQPWPFPGVLQEAVGGKINSNLIAEGTGSYSNAGSSGPFGGGALGGSGAGFSSGGSFGGIGQHGSAGGGFGGHAGVSTGSSFGGNFGGSSGNGFGSGGFSGGSFGGGASSGSFAGSSGGYAPPH
- the LOC135208924 gene encoding keratin, type I cytoskeletal 9-like produces the protein MPVGALHSHLLTTRKMKTPVALLLSALIGAAVADSRNSYSAPGGSSAGGFAGAGAGGGFSMDGSSFGTFSGGSFDGSSGGFSGGNAGGISSLADQVADQDLEARPSHGHFQASYKRLLEER